From a single Bacillus pseudomycoides DSM 12442 genomic region:
- a CDS encoding YgzB family protein codes for MGIKYSNKINKIRTFALSLVFIGLFIAYLGVFFRENIIIMTIFMMVGFLAVIASTVVYFWIGMLSTKTVQIICPSCNKPTKMLGRVDACMHCNQPLTLDRNLEGKEFDERYNKKSYKA; via the coding sequence ATGGGGATTAAATATTCGAACAAAATCAATAAAATTCGAACCTTTGCATTAAGTTTAGTATTTATCGGACTCTTCATTGCATACTTAGGCGTATTTTTTCGCGAAAATATTATTATTATGACCATTTTTATGATGGTTGGCTTTTTAGCAGTTATCGCTAGCACCGTCGTTTACTTTTGGATTGGTATGTTATCTACAAAAACCGTACAAATCATTTGCCCAAGTTGTAACAAACCTACCAAAATGCTCGGCCGAGTAGACGCATGTATGCATTGCAATCAACCCTTAACGCTTGATCGTAATTTAGAAGGAAAAGAGTTTGATGAGAGGTATAATAAAAAGAGCTATAAAGCATAA
- the perR gene encoding peroxide-responsive transcriptional repressor PerR codes for MVKEELKEALEMLKNTGVRITPQRHAILEYLVESMTHPTADEIYKALEGKFPNMSVATVYNNLRVFKEVGLVKELTYGDASSRFDYVTSQHYHVICEKCGKIVDFPYGGLEKLEDEAVKATGFVINSHRLEIYGVCPECHKA; via the coding sequence GTGGTCAAAGAAGAATTAAAAGAAGCGCTAGAAATGCTGAAAAATACGGGTGTACGCATTACTCCACAGCGTCATGCTATTTTAGAGTACCTTGTGGAATCTATGACGCACCCAACAGCGGATGAAATTTATAAAGCGTTAGAAGGTAAGTTTCCAAATATGAGCGTTGCAACTGTTTATAATAACTTACGTGTATTTAAAGAAGTTGGGCTTGTTAAGGAATTAACTTATGGAGACGCTTCAAGTAGATTTGATTATGTTACAAGTCAGCATTACCATGTAATTTGTGAAAAGTGTGGTAAGATTGTTGATTTTCCTTATGGAGGTTTGGAAAAACTTGAAGATGAAGCTGTGAAAGCAACCGGCTTTGTTATTAATAGTCATCGTTTAGAGATTTATGGCGTATGTCCAGAATGTCATAAGGCGTAA
- the bcp gene encoding thioredoxin-dependent thiol peroxidase: protein MVAVGEMAPDFTLEGSNGEQVKLSDFHGKNVALYFYPKDMTPGCTTEACDFRDAYGLFQEKDTVILGISPDPVNRHLKFIEKHDLPFLLLVDEDHKVAELYDVWKLKKNFGKEYMGIERSTFLINKDGELVKEWRKVKVKGHIEDILSYLD from the coding sequence ATGGTCGCAGTAGGAGAAATGGCACCGGATTTTACACTAGAAGGAAGTAACGGAGAGCAGGTTAAGCTATCGGACTTTCACGGGAAAAATGTAGCACTATATTTTTATCCGAAAGATATGACACCAGGCTGTACAACAGAAGCGTGTGATTTCCGAGATGCATACGGATTATTTCAAGAAAAAGATACGGTTATACTTGGTATAAGTCCAGATCCAGTGAATAGACATTTAAAATTTATTGAAAAGCATGATTTGCCATTCTTACTTTTAGTAGATGAAGATCATAAAGTGGCGGAACTATATGATGTATGGAAGCTGAAAAAGAATTTCGGAAAAGAGTACATGGGAATTGAAAGATCTACGTTTCTTATTAATAAAGATGGTGAACTAGTAAAAGAATGGCGTAAAGTAAAAGTGAAAGGGCATATCGAAGACATCCTTTCTTATTTAGATTAA
- a CDS encoding potassium channel family protein has product MLWGLILLISAIAVLRSIQILWSSYSDSKRFFSLYNLTSLFLIYTTVLIAFGLSYVVLEESGFAVLREDGESLTVHSFQLVEVCLYFSAVTLLSVGYGDVTPVGIGRWIAIIEALIGYTLPFAFVVRTVIDNEK; this is encoded by the coding sequence ATGTTATGGGGACTTATTTTATTAATTTCAGCCATTGCTGTGTTAAGGAGTATTCAAATATTATGGAGCTCATACTCAGATTCGAAGCGTTTCTTTTCCTTGTATAACCTAACTTCATTATTTCTAATTTACACAACGGTGCTTATCGCATTTGGATTAAGTTATGTTGTATTAGAGGAAAGTGGATTTGCCGTCTTAAGAGAAGACGGAGAAAGTTTAACTGTCCATTCTTTCCAACTGGTAGAAGTATGCTTATATTTTAGTGCGGTTACTTTATTATCTGTTGGATATGGTGATGTAACTCCTGTTGGAATCGGACGCTGGATTGCAATTATTGAAGCGTTGATTGGATATACATTGCCGTTTGCATTCGTAGTTCGAACAGTGATAGACAATGAAAAATGA
- a CDS encoding ABC transporter permease, with protein sequence MLYIKLFLQYASQYIKTKLEYRGDFIVGLLSDLLLQAVNLIFILVVFGHTQALKGWSREEVIFIYGFFLVPFAIFSAFFNIWDFNDRYIIKGEMDRVLTRPIHSLFQIILERMELESLIGAVTGIIVMGYASVQLQLSFYWYDFFLFLFMVAGGALVYGGIFVTLASIGFWSDAKSSIMPLMYNIGNYGRYPVNIYNRVIRFVLTFVLPFAFVGVYPAAYFLRKTEWNSYAFATPFVGVICFTIAITLWNFGVKKYRGAGN encoded by the coding sequence ATGCTGTATATAAAACTGTTTTTGCAATATGCAAGCCAATATATAAAAACTAAACTAGAGTATCGCGGCGATTTTATCGTTGGATTATTATCTGATTTACTACTCCAAGCTGTTAACTTAATTTTTATTCTTGTTGTTTTCGGACATACACAAGCATTAAAGGGATGGAGCCGAGAAGAAGTTATTTTTATTTATGGCTTTTTCTTAGTACCATTTGCTATCTTTTCTGCTTTCTTTAATATATGGGATTTTAATGATCGATACATTATTAAGGGAGAAATGGATCGTGTTTTAACAAGACCGATTCATAGTTTATTCCAAATTATATTAGAGCGAATGGAACTGGAGTCTTTGATTGGTGCAGTTACTGGGATTATTGTAATGGGATATGCGTCAGTGCAGCTTCAATTATCCTTTTATTGGTACGATTTCTTTCTTTTCTTGTTCATGGTAGCTGGAGGTGCCCTTGTATATGGCGGGATATTTGTGACACTTGCAAGTATTGGCTTTTGGTCAGATGCAAAAAGCTCTATTATGCCATTGATGTATAACATTGGGAATTATGGGCGATATCCTGTAAATATTTATAACCGTGTGATCCGGTTTGTTTTAACGTTTGTCTTACCATTTGCATTTGTTGGTGTATATCCAGCGGCGTATTTTCTTAGAAAGACAGAATGGAACAGTTATGCGTTTGCGACACCGTTTGTTGGTGTAATTTGTTTTACAATTGCAATCACGCTTTGGAATTTTGGAGTGAAGAAATACCGCGGTGCGGGAAACTAA
- a CDS encoding ABC transporter permease, which translates to MGKYIEMIRIRFLMMLAYRTNYYSGILIYTINIGAYYFLWQAIYSGKENIESLSISQMTTYIAIAWMARAFYFNNIDREIAMEIQEGRVAVELIRPYNYLGMKVMQGLGEGIFRFAFFSIPGMIIVTLLFSLQITTNFQTWLYFFLSLVFSFIINTQINLMTGMLTFFLFNNSGIMYAKRVVIDLFSGLLLPISFYPLWAQKAMVFLPFQAISYIPSMIFSEGIQGSKLYQALLFQMIWAVVLIVPIVLMWKTARKRLIVQGG; encoded by the coding sequence ATGGGTAAGTATATTGAAATGATTCGTATTCGTTTTTTAATGATGCTTGCTTATCGGACAAATTACTATAGTGGAATTTTAATTTATACGATTAACATCGGAGCGTATTATTTTTTATGGCAAGCTATTTACAGTGGGAAAGAGAATATCGAAAGTTTATCGATTTCTCAAATGACAACCTACATTGCCATCGCGTGGATGGCTCGCGCTTTTTATTTTAATAATATTGACAGAGAAATTGCGATGGAAATTCAAGAGGGACGTGTAGCTGTTGAATTAATTCGTCCATATAACTACTTAGGAATGAAAGTTATGCAAGGTCTTGGAGAGGGGATCTTCCGTTTTGCATTCTTTTCTATTCCCGGTATGATCATTGTTACACTTTTATTCTCGTTACAAATTACAACCAATTTTCAAACGTGGTTATATTTTTTTCTGTCGTTAGTTTTCAGTTTTATTATTAATACGCAAATTAATTTAATGACAGGCATGCTTACTTTTTTCTTATTTAATAATAGTGGAATTATGTATGCAAAACGTGTGGTTATTGATTTATTTTCAGGTTTATTACTACCCATTAGCTTTTATCCTCTATGGGCACAAAAAGCGATGGTGTTTTTGCCATTTCAAGCAATCAGTTATATTCCGAGTATGATTTTCTCTGAAGGAATACAAGGAAGTAAGTTGTATCAGGCTTTATTATTTCAAATGATTTGGGCAGTCGTACTTATTGTTCCAATTGTGCTGATGTGGAAAACGGCGAGAAAACGCCTAATTGTACAAGGGGGATGA